ACGAGGCATGTATATTAGGTTTGCAGACCGCTTTAGATTGGGGTGTCAAGCGACTAACAGTGAAAGGAGACTCGGCCTTGGTCATCCACCAGCTCACCGGAGAATGGGAAACTCGCAATTCCAAGCTGGTACCGTATCGAGAGTTCATTCAAAAGATGATAGAAGGGTTTGACAGTATTAGTTTCTCTCACACGCCAAGAGAAAACAACGTAATTTCTGATGCACTAGCCACACTGGCAGCTTTATTCAAGGTAGAAGAAGGGGTGAGGATCGAAACTATTCAGATCAGAGTACAACTCGAACCTGCCCACAGCATGGTGATAGAAGAGGCCGATGGAAAACCGTGgttttatgatatcaaaacctacaTCCAGAAAAATCAGTATCCCGAAGGGGCAGCTAGTAATGATCGGAGGACTATCAGAAGGTTGGCCATGGGCTTTTTCTTAGATGGTGAAGTCTTGTACAAATGAAATCATGACATGACCCTCCTACGGTGTGTAGAGGCACAGGAGGCCTGACAAGTCATGCGTGAGGTTCACGAGGGAGTCTGCGGTACCTATGCTGGAGGCCACTCATTGGCACGAAAAATACTTAGGAGCGGGTattattggatgaccatggagaGAGATTGCATTGATTACGCCCGAAAGTGCCATAAGTGCCAAGTTTATGGTGATCGGATCCAAGTCTCCCCGGCCCCACTTCATGATCTCTCCGCACCTTGGCCCTTTTCAgcctggggcatggatgtgatcaGGCCGATAAGCCCAAAGGCCAGTAACAAACACCGTTTCATCTTTGTGGAAATCGATTATTTCACTAAATGAGTAGAAGCCGCCTCGTACTCTAGTGTCACACAGAATGTGGTAAGTCGTTTCGTCAAAAGAGAGTTGATCTGTCGGTACGGAATCCCTGAAAGAATAATCACGAA
This region of Malania oleifera isolate guangnan ecotype guangnan chromosome 10, ASM2987363v1, whole genome shotgun sequence genomic DNA includes:
- the LOC131166764 gene encoding uncharacterized protein LOC131166764, which codes for MLFDGAVNVWGHGIGAVLISPDGKHYSVVAKLIFPCTNNIAEYEACILGLQTALDWGVKRLTVKGDSALVIHQLTGEWETRNSKLVPYREFIQKMIEGFDSISFSHTPRENNVISDALATLAALFKVEEGVRIETIQIRVQLEPAHSMVIEEADGKPWFYDIKTYIQKNQYPEGAASNDRRTIRRLAMGFFLDGEVLYK